The Apium graveolens cultivar Ventura chromosome 6, ASM990537v1, whole genome shotgun sequence genome contains a region encoding:
- the LOC141665479 gene encoding uncharacterized protein LOC141665479: MAETLAVLMNQQPKPYIVSQFKRLNPPTFDGATYPAIIEMWIQEMEKGFGLLVSTEQQKRKNETIANLEENPEPYTWAKFKKALEEKYFPRTVRLQKERDFIRLQQGERTIIQYEAEFAKLAKYASNLVADESNRARRLEEGLRSDIRNFVASFELHTYEVVLNMALVIERGLAESEKAFGSWNKR; the protein is encoded by the exons ATGGCTGAAACTCTAGCTGTACTTATGAATCAGCAACCGAAGCCTTACATCGTCTCTCAGTTCAAGCGTTTGAACCCGCCAACTTTTGATGGAGCTACATACCCGGCTATCATTGAGATGTGGATCCAAGAGATGGAAAAAGGTTTTGGACTTCTAGTGAGCACTGAGCAGCAGAAG AGGAAGAACGAGACAATAGCGAATCTTGAAGAAAATCCCGAACCGTATACATGGGCAAAGTTCAAGAAGGCTTTGGAAGAAAAGTACTTTCCAAGAACAGTTCGTCTGCAGAAAGAAAGGGATTTCATTCGGCTTCAACAAGGTGAAAGAACCATCATTCAGTACGAAGCAGAATTTGCAAAGCTTGCGAAGTACGCGTCGAACTTAGTGGCAGATGAGAGCAATCGAGCAAGAAGATTGGAAGAGGGACTTCGAAGTGACATCAGGAACTTTGTTGCATCTTTTGAACTTCATACATACGAGGTTGTCCTCAACATGGCGTTAGTGATCGAGAGGGGCTTGGCAGAATCTGAAAAGGCATTTGGCAGCTGGAATAAGAGGTGA